A genome region from Labilibaculum antarcticum includes the following:
- a CDS encoding RNA-binding domain-containing protein — translation MTESNRIEYKKQLTPELEKEVVAFLNYKEGGNIFIGIDKYGVIVGLEDADHVQLIIKDRLKNNIVPSCMGLFDVVCENRDGKDIVKIIIASGSEKPYYVRKNGMSEKGCFIRVGSSAEPIPQKMIDELFAKRTRNSLGKIKSNQQNLKFEQLQIYYEASGKKLNNQFTTNLELLTEKGALNYVAYLMADNNNTSIKVAKYKGEGRADLIESNEYGFCSLIKATKQVIDKIELENKTITKITAKERQEKRLWNDVALREAIVNAFVHNDFTREVPPKFEIFSDRIEITSTGGLPEGLSQDEFFEGFSVPRNKEIMRIYKDIDLVEQLGSGVPRILESYGKECFKFSDNFLRMIFPANAVVDLNQITAQPADEQVKDSGPIGGPIGGPITLTPRQQEVLDHIKNDPKLSRRRLAEILDINVSAVQTHIEALRDKGAIVRVGGNRGYWKIKKV, via the coding sequence ATGACAGAATCCAATCGCATAGAATACAAAAAACAATTAACTCCTGAATTGGAAAAAGAAGTTGTCGCTTTTTTGAATTACAAAGAAGGTGGTAATATTTTTATTGGTATCGACAAGTATGGTGTTATTGTTGGTTTGGAGGATGCTGATCATGTACAACTGATTATTAAAGATCGGTTAAAAAATAATATTGTTCCATCTTGTATGGGCTTATTTGACGTTGTATGCGAAAACAGGGATGGAAAAGATATTGTAAAGATTATTATTGCCAGTGGTTCTGAAAAACCTTACTACGTTCGAAAAAACGGAATGTCGGAAAAAGGATGTTTTATCAGGGTTGGATCGTCAGCTGAACCCATCCCTCAAAAAATGATTGATGAATTGTTCGCGAAGCGTACCCGGAATTCTCTCGGGAAAATTAAGTCAAACCAGCAAAACCTAAAGTTTGAACAATTACAGATTTATTACGAAGCATCAGGTAAAAAATTGAATAATCAATTCACTACCAATTTGGAACTTTTAACTGAGAAAGGTGCTTTGAATTACGTGGCCTACCTTATGGCTGATAACAACAACACTTCCATTAAAGTTGCAAAATATAAAGGCGAAGGACGTGCAGATCTTATTGAGAGTAATGAATATGGGTTTTGTTCTTTGATAAAAGCGACAAAACAAGTTATAGACAAAATTGAATTAGAGAACAAAACGATTACCAAAATAACAGCCAAAGAAAGACAGGAAAAAAGACTTTGGAATGATGTAGCGCTTCGTGAGGCGATCGTAAATGCTTTTGTTCACAACGATTTTACAAGGGAAGTTCCTCCTAAGTTCGAAATCTTCTCCGATAGAATTGAAATTACTTCAACGGGAGGACTTCCTGAAGGGCTAAGCCAGGATGAGTTTTTTGAAGGTTTTTCAGTGCCTCGTAATAAAGAGATCATGAGAATCTACAAAGATATTGATTTGGTAGAACAACTTGGATCGGGAGTTCCTAGGATATTAGAATCTTATGGAAAAGAATGTTTCAAATTCTCTGATAATTTTTTGAGAATGATTTTTCCTGCTAATGCTGTTGTTGATTTGAATCAAATTACTGCACAACCTGCAGATGAACAGGTTAAGGATAGTGGTCCAATAGGTGGTCCAATAGGTGGTCCAATAACTTTAACTCCTAGGCAACAAGAAGTTCTTGATCACATTAAGAATGATCCTAAACTTTCAAGAAGAAGACTTGCTGAAATACTAGATATTAACGTTTCTGCGGTACAAACTCACATTGAAGCATTAAGAGATAAGGGAGCTATTGTGAGGGTTGGAGGTAATAGAGGATATTGGAAAATCAAAAAAGTATAA
- a CDS encoding helix-turn-helix transcriptional regulator: MSLSLFTKEKRKLLNLTQQDLADKAGVGIRFIRDLEQGKLTLRMDKVNQVLNLFGQELGPVSLNKNI, translated from the coding sequence ATGTCACTATCCCTATTTACAAAAGAAAAAAGAAAATTACTGAATCTAACTCAACAGGATTTAGCCGATAAAGCCGGAGTTGGTATTCGATTTATACGTGATCTGGAACAGGGTAAACTCACTTTGAGAATGGATAAAGTCAATCAGGTGCTAAACTTATTTGGTCAGGAGTTGGGCCCAGTGTCTTTAAATAAAAATATCTAA
- a CDS encoding HipA N-terminal domain-containing protein, translating into MRKAKVYMHDHWAGTLFESEEGFVFAYEESFLQTANIEAISLTLPLSVEAYKSATMFPFFDGLIPEGWLLDIAEKNWKIRETDRMGLLMACCKDCIGAVSIIAEV; encoded by the coding sequence ATGCGAAAAGCAAAAGTTTACATGCACGATCATTGGGCAGGAACTCTATTCGAAAGTGAAGAAGGTTTTGTTTTTGCTTATGAAGAATCCTTTCTTCAGACTGCAAACATAGAGGCCATTAGTCTAACATTACCACTCAGCGTTGAGGCCTACAAGAGTGCCACAATGTTTCCTTTTTTCGATGGTCTTATTCCCGAAGGATGGTTACTCGATATCGCAGAGAAAAACTGGAAAATCCGTGAAACGGATCGTATGGGTTTATTAATGGCTTGTTGCAAAGATTGCATTGGAGCCGTTAGTATCATCGCTGAAGTTTAA
- a CDS encoding HipA domain-containing protein — translation MIETCLYCYKPLKKGQIDFHPACCKKIFNSKEVPELDYSEDQMLELADQVIKSQIAVTGVQPKLSLEIAKNPEDEKERRFTIVGLWGGYILKPPTKQFPSLPELEDLTMNLATLSKIATVPHSLIRLNNGKLAYITKRIDRVEGKKIHMEDMCQLTERLTEFKYRGSYEQIGKAIQKYSSNPGLDLINFFEQVLFSFLTGNADMHLKNFSLINNPVLGYVLTPAYDMLSTVLVMSDDDEDLALTLNAKKKKIKRKDFIFAFDLFEMPEKTQNNIFAKFEKTMPSWVEMIDVSFLPSEMKKAYIVLIKERAKRLDMKIE, via the coding sequence ATGATAGAAACTTGTCTATACTGTTACAAGCCTTTGAAAAAAGGACAAATCGATTTTCATCCAGCATGCTGTAAGAAAATATTTAATTCCAAAGAGGTGCCCGAACTGGACTACTCCGAAGATCAAATGTTAGAATTGGCTGATCAGGTCATTAAAAGTCAAATTGCAGTAACAGGGGTTCAGCCCAAACTTTCTTTGGAAATTGCAAAGAATCCAGAAGATGAAAAAGAAAGACGTTTTACCATTGTGGGCCTATGGGGAGGCTATATTTTAAAACCACCAACAAAGCAATTTCCGAGTTTGCCTGAATTGGAAGATCTTACCATGAATTTGGCAACGCTTTCGAAGATTGCTACTGTGCCACATTCATTAATTCGTTTAAATAATGGTAAGCTTGCTTATATCACCAAGAGAATAGATCGGGTAGAGGGGAAGAAGATCCACATGGAAGATATGTGCCAATTAACCGAGAGACTAACGGAATTCAAATACCGTGGATCTTATGAGCAAATAGGGAAAGCGATACAGAAATATTCAAGCAATCCGGGTTTGGATCTCATTAATTTCTTTGAGCAGGTCTTGTTTTCTTTTCTGACGGGTAATGCCGATATGCATTTGAAGAATTTCTCCTTGATAAATAATCCGGTATTAGGCTATGTGTTAACTCCGGCATATGATATGCTTTCAACAGTACTCGTAATGAGTGACGATGATGAGGATTTAGCATTAACACTCAATGCAAAAAAGAAGAAGATTAAGCGTAAAGATTTCATCTTTGCCTTTGATCTGTTTGAAATGCCCGAGAAAACACAAAATAATATTTTTGCAAAATTTGAGAAAACGATGCCTTCTTGGGTTGAAATGATTGATGTTAGTTTTCTTCCTTCAGAAATGAAAAAAGCCTATATCGTATTAATTAAAGAGCGGGCTAAGAGATTGGATATGAAAATTGAATAG
- a CDS encoding site-specific integrase, with protein MNSFSILNISFLLRKNKENKIGEYPIYMRAAIGDERIEVSTGRSISQGDWDSKTGRANAKKIGGTHLNYFLDTLRNNLYDHHTEMIKNGDFVTAKKLKERFLGIEEDQRSLLEVFEYHNQQMKELVGLSYAPATVKRYDTTIDHVQRFLNHQYKRKDIPLRQIKYSFITDLEHYFKTVRKCNHNSTLKYIKNVRKVINLAIKNEWLDRDPFAKYQAKLVEVKREYINKEELQRLEALKLSVMRLNMVRDMFIFACYSGLAYVDISNLTKDNIRIGIDGYKWIITERNKTKTPSNIPLLPKAAELVIKYEDFPGKKTDDHIFPNFSNQKLNAYLKELADLASIDKNITFHIARHTFATTVTLANGVPIESISSMLGHKSIRTTQIYSKVVNEKVSKDMIKLKKKLK; from the coding sequence ATGAATTCATTCTCAATTTTAAATATCAGTTTCCTATTGAGGAAAAACAAAGAAAACAAAATCGGCGAATACCCAATATACATGCGTGCTGCAATAGGAGATGAACGCATTGAGGTTTCAACTGGCAGATCCATTTCGCAGGGTGACTGGGACAGTAAAACAGGTAGGGCAAATGCAAAAAAGATAGGCGGCACCCACCTCAATTATTTCCTAGATACGCTTCGCAATAATCTTTATGATCACCATACTGAGATGATAAAAAATGGAGATTTCGTTACTGCAAAAAAATTAAAAGAAAGATTTTTAGGCATAGAAGAAGACCAAAGAAGTCTCCTCGAAGTTTTCGAATACCACAACCAACAAATGAAAGAATTAGTAGGACTTAGCTATGCTCCCGCTACGGTAAAACGATATGATACAACAATTGATCACGTTCAAAGATTCTTAAATCATCAATACAAACGAAAAGATATTCCTTTACGTCAAATAAAATATTCCTTTATCACAGACCTTGAACACTATTTCAAGACAGTACGCAAATGCAATCACAATAGCACGTTAAAGTATATTAAGAATGTACGAAAAGTGATCAACCTTGCGATCAAAAATGAATGGTTAGACAGAGATCCCTTTGCTAAATACCAAGCAAAACTAGTTGAAGTAAAACGAGAATATATCAACAAAGAAGAATTGCAAAGATTAGAGGCCCTCAAACTTTCTGTTATGCGCCTCAACATGGTTCGTGACATGTTCATTTTCGCTTGCTACTCTGGGCTTGCCTATGTTGACATTTCAAATCTGACAAAAGACAATATTCGAATTGGCATAGATGGATACAAATGGATTATTACGGAACGCAATAAGACCAAGACTCCATCCAACATTCCTTTACTTCCAAAAGCTGCTGAGCTTGTTATAAAATATGAAGATTTTCCCGGGAAGAAAACTGACGATCACATTTTCCCAAATTTTAGCAATCAAAAATTAAATGCCTACTTAAAAGAACTTGCAGACTTAGCATCTATCGATAAAAACATAACCTTTCACATTGCACGCCATACTTTCGCAACAACAGTTACTTTAGCCAATGGAGTTCCAATTGAATCAATTAGTTCTATGCTTGGTCATAAAAGCATTCGTACAACACAGATTTATTCTAAAGTTGTTAATGAAAAAGTCAGCAAAGACATGATCAAACTAAAAAAGAAACTCAAGTAG